A genomic stretch from Natronomonas gomsonensis includes:
- a CDS encoding sigma factor-like helix-turn-helix DNA-binding protein, with translation MTVFRCKKCGLEIHEEDPDRDTRFCDRVKCSGTMYRMDTVEGLQKLTFLSERQAEAYLLVSEEHEELTAAEAAEEMGISEGNVSGKIGKIREKMTEGEATNKLSI, from the coding sequence GTGACAGTGTTTCGCTGTAAGAAGTGTGGCCTTGAGATCCACGAGGAAGACCCGGACAGGGATACCAGGTTCTGTGACCGTGTAAAGTGTAGCGGTACGATGTACAGGATGGATACTGTGGAAGGCCTGCAAAAGCTGACGTTTCTCAGTGAGAGGCAGGCAGAGGCCTATCTCCTGGTCAGCGAAGAACATGAGGAACTTACTGCGGCGGAGGCGGCTGAGGAGATGGGTATCTCTGAGGGCAACGTCAGTGGGAAGATCGGAAAGATCCGTGAGAAGATGACAGAAGGTGAGGCCACGAACAAACTGTCCATCTAA